Proteins from a genomic interval of Medicago truncatula cultivar Jemalong A17 chromosome 3, MtrunA17r5.0-ANR, whole genome shotgun sequence:
- the LOC11436056 gene encoding uncharacterized protein isoform X2: MGEADASKGLKTQAQTMNNDNRSDDFFWSSSAIELDHGAIQSQRSISSISVSNHPSDPQSSDGIQTDSPEFVNHGLLLWNQTRQQWVGNKRSGRPKQVGEPKLSWNATYESLLGTNKPFPERIPLGEMIDFLVDIWELEGMYD, encoded by the exons ATGGGTGAGGCCGATGCATCTAAGGGACTAAAAACTCAAGCCCAAACAATGAACAACGACAACAGGtctgatgattttttttggagCAGCAGTGCTATTGAATTGGATCACGGTGCAATTCAGTCCCAGAGAAGCATTTCATCCATTTCCGTGTCAAACCATCCTTCTGATCCTCAAAGTAGTGATGGCATTCAGACTGATTCTCCAGAATTTGTCAATCATG GTCTTCTTCTGTGGAACCAAACAAGGCAACAATGGGTTGGAAATAAAAGGTCCGGGCGTCCAAAACAAGTTGGGGAACCCAAACTAAG TTGGAATGCCACCTACGAGAGTCTACTTGGGACTAACAAGCCTTTTCCTGAGCGCATTCCTCTTGGA GAAATGATTGACTTTCTTGTTGATATATGGGAATTAGAGGGCATGTATGATTGA